The window TAACAGAATCATATATTTTTATCATAGTTAACAGTGCACGCGTATGATTTACAGTTTAACTACTCAAAGCcgcagtaactcgggagaggaacttggaacatcgcagaaatgacaagtaaacggcaaacttgtcatacccgtgggaactcagttaaactcttgatcatacacctggaatctcgtacacagccacgagtctttcacttggGGTACCTCAGACTGACAGGgacagggaaacgggagatataggcatatcttccattcatttgtccttagtaccgtctatatctcttgttcctctttcctctgactcagtctaaagaagggtctcgacccgaaatgtcatctattctgcTCTATGGTCGTTGCTTTCGTCCATCTGTCCGCTCGCCCTTtgattaagtagcgcaggataaagctgcaaATCCACACACATGatggaaactggaaactgaaaagtaggggaacgccgtctccctgcgtaccccccccccccaccacccatttccatcactgtccATGTCCCTATGTGTGCCTCTGtgccccctctctgtgcctctctctctctctctctctatccccctctctctctagccaagcctgtgagttgggggctatgcatgagtggatagggtgggggatggggtaaaaggagtgaatgaataatattaatataatatcaatgggggtggttggtgtgtgtgtgtgggtggggggggggggggttagtgtgtgtgtgggccaccccctccctcccacaactgcgcgttgagggaacgggacccaaagggtcccacttggtctagtatacttatagaactctgatcttggatgtgtgtgtgtgtgtgtgtgtgtgtgtttgtataagCATACCGCTCGAAAAAACAACGCAGtgacgataacatttttacatattcctgtagagatttatccagtgaagtcaaaaatcagcttacctgaaaatgtcgagctttatttcttgagttattaacgAAAATGTTCACAAACGTTTGAAAATAAACAAGCTGGGCACGTCCCAATGGCTCTGATCGTGCTGTATTCCACgctctgcgagtgacgtcaccccccaccccccgtcctCGGACCCTGAAGCCTGCAGCCGGGAGCTGCCAACGGGAGCATTCGGGAATCAGCCCTCCTCTGTGAtgacccttccctccccccccccccgggctctggattgaagccgcttgTCCTTTGCTTGACGCACGCCCTGCTCCCTTCCTCCTCTTTTCCTCTTTTCCCCccgtcccccctctcctccccctccctttcccccctccctttcccccctcccccgcccctctccccgccccctctctccccccctcaatgTCCCCCCCTTAatgtttatccacattaaacttcatctgccatgcatctgcccactcacccaacctgtccaagtcaccctgcattctcatagcatcctcctcacagttcacactgccacccagctttgtgtcatctgcaaatttgccaatgtacatggggctagtgtagatgggatgttgGTCGAGGtgttgtatctgagatgcttatctaagattaaTCTAATTGCTAATGCATCGTGACAGTTGTACTGAACTGTACCCAAGAATGAATTTCATGTGTCTCGGTACATGTGCGGAGTAAAGTACCATGCCCTGTGGGCAAGAAGCGCTGAAGGGAGTTCCCACGCTGTTTGATTCTATAtcactcattgaaacttgccgaataataccgaaaaggcttggatggagtggatgtggagaggatgtttccactagtgggagagtccaggaccagaggtcacagcctcagaattaaaggacgttcctttagaaaggagatgaggaggaatttctttagccagagggtggtgaatctgtgggattctttgccacagacggctgtggaggccacaagtcagtggatatttttaaggccgagatagacagattcttgattagtgcgggtgtcaggggttatggggagaaggcaggagaatggggttaggagggagagatagatcagccgtgattgaatggcggagtagacttgatgggccgaatggcctaattctgctcctttcacccaTGACCAGCATTTTTTGTACCTATTGAAGGATGGGGTAGGCTGGGGGGGTTGGGACGAATGGCCTGGCGCTCCTCGTCTGTACATCAGGAATGTGATGGATGAGGAGTCTCCCTCAATGgagttctcccaccccccccaccatccccccactcccccccacccccaccatccccccactcccctccccccccccaccctttccaatcctttccactcatcacattAATataatgtatcttgtgttttatgactgcggcagatcaataaagttctatcgtatcgatgAACGGGgattagacgaggaaacactttttctcacagagagttgtgagtctgtggaattctctgcctcagagggcggtggaggccggttctctggatactttcaagagagagctagatagggctcttaaagatagcggagtcaggggatatggggagaaggcaggaacggggcactgattggggatgatcagccacgatcacattgaatggcggtgcaggctcgaagggccgaatggcctactcctgcacctattgtctattgtctattgtatcggaAACCAGACAATCCTCCACTAGAGGTGGCGGGTGTCACGGTGGGGctgcgggtagagtcgctgcctcacggcgccagagacccgggttggatcccgacctcgggtgctgcctgcatggagtttgttcgttctcccagtgaccgcgggcgtgggttttctccggtttactcccacatcccctgATACACAGAGGTGGTCGGTCGGGAAAGGAAGTGAGAGGAGGGAGATGTTGGTAgggtcgccaactgtcccgtattagccgggacatcccgtatatttggactaaattggtttgtcccgtacgggaccgcccttgtcccgtatttgactgctagtactcgggtcgaggggactgtcgggtcgtccggccccgcctcacccgtcccgacgtagtgcagcccatggagtgcagcagcagcacctcgcccgtggccccgtcggtcggacagcagcccggccagctggagatgcaacacctgaccctttacctcccctctcgactccatccaaggaccccgacagtcctttccaggtgagacagaggttcacctgcacctcctccaacctcatctactgtatccgctgatccaggtgtcaactcctctacatcggtgagaccaagcgcaggctcggcgatcgtttcgcccaacacctccgctcagtccgtcttaaccagcctgatctcccggtggctcagcacttcaactccccctcccattcccaatctgtcctgggtttcctccattgtcagagtgaggcccagtgcaaatttgaggaacagcaccttatatttcacttgggttgtttgcaccccagtggtatgaacattgacttctctaacttcaagtaagtctggccttccctctctctccatcccccccccccctccccagttcccccaccagtcttactgtctacattctatctttgtcccgccccctcccccgacatcagtctgaagaagggtctcgacccgaaatgtctcccattccttctctccagagatactgcctcacccgctgagttactccagcattactccGGTAAATGTCCCCACTGACTGATCCAAGCGAAACTGACCATCGGGCCTGTCGgcctaaatgcctgtatatcctatccctcggaaaactctccagtaactttccaactacagatgccaAGAGACGTGAGACTTATGACAAGTTCTTATGAAATGCCTGAGAGGTTTTATTATAAATACAGGAAATCCATCGATATTCCAGCAACCGTTGGTCTGGACAAAATTtgaacacacccccccccccggcctgggCGGAACGTTCCGGTAACGATGGACTCTCTGAGGCCGTGACCTCAGATGGCatagtttcagttttagagattcagcgcggaaacaggcccttcggtccaccgagtccgtgccgaccagcgatcccccacactaacactatcctacacacactggggacaatttacatttacaccaagccgattaacctacaaacctgcacgtctttggagtgtgggaggaaaccggagcacccggagaaaacccacgcgggtcacggggagaacgtgcaaactccgtacagacagcgcccgtagtcagggtttctgccgctgtgaggcatcaacactACTCTGCCGACTAAATGCTGTTCCCGTAATCCTGTTGGTCCAGTAaaataactttttctcacagagagtggtgagtctgtggaattctctgcctcagagggcggtggaggccgggtctctggatactttcaagagagagctagatagggctcttaaagatagcggagccaggggatatggggagaaggcaggaacggggtactgattggggttgatcagccatgatcacattgagtggcggtgctggctcgaagggccgaatggcctgctcctgcacctattgtctattgtccatctgtgggagtcagtggatattttaaaggcagagatagacagattcttgattagtacgggtgtcaggggttatgggaagaaggcaggagaatggtgttaggagggagagatagatcagccatgattgaatggcggagtagagttgatgggccgagtggcctgattctgctgctatcactgctGAACCTCCCGtcacgctgccttacagcgccagagacccgggttcgatcctgactacaggtgctgtctgtacggagtttgtactttcgaagggccgaatggcctactcctgcacctattgtctattatctataatcCGGTAAAACGGACAATTTGGTAAAATGGACAAATGCTGTAAAACGGATAATTGGGCAAGGCTCTGGGACCGAGGGTGCTGGGTAATGGGTGGGAGAACTGTATCGTGCAGTCCTTGACGTTTAGATCTTACTCTGTGATCTGCTGGATGTTGTCGATGGCTTTAACGGGCTCCATCTTGTAGAGCAGGAAGTGTCCTTGTGCCTGGGCGGCACTCAGCTGCCCGCTGACCGCCAGGGCTGCGTCGGCAAACCGCTGGGCCGCGGTGGCTGGCTGCTCCGGGTAGAACCTCTGGAACATCTGGCACAGCTGCCAGTGGGAGCAGTGGCCGACAAACTGCTTGTAGTCCACCCGGCCGGGACGGATCAGAGCCGCGTCCAATCTGGTGGCAGTGGGAGAGGAAAGGCAGCGTGACGGGAGGTTCagcagtgatagcagcagaatcaggccactcggcccatcaactctactcctccattcaatcatggctgatctatctctccctcctaaccccattctcctgcctgagacaatagacaataggtgcaggagtaggccattcggcccttcgagccagcaccgccattcattgtgatcatggctgatcatccccaatcagtaccccgttcctgccttctccccatatcccctgactccgctatttttaagagccctatctagctctctcttgaaagtatccagagaaccggcctctgaggcagagaattccacactcaccactctctgtgagaaaaagtgtttcctcgtcttcgttctaaatggcttacctcttattcttaaactgtggcccctggttctggactcccccaacatcggcaacatgtttcctgcctctagcgtgtccaaacccttaataatcttatatgtttcaatcagatcccctctcatccttctaaactccagagtgtacaagcccagccgctccattctctcagcatatgacagtcccgccatccagggaattaaccttgtgaacctacgctgcactccctcaatagcaagaatgtccttcctcaaatttaaagaccaaaactgcacacaatactccaggtgtggtctcattggggctctgtacaactgcagaagaaacctctttgcacctatattcgactcctcttgttataaaggccaacatgccattagctttcttcactgcctgctgtacctgcagcttactttcattgactgatgaacaaggacccccagatcctgttccccttttccaaacatctcttctccccataacccctgacacatttattaatcaagaatctatctatctctgccctaaaaatatccactaacttgccaCCGTCTGtatcaaagaatcccacagattcaccaccctctgacatctcctttctaaaggaacgccctttaattctgaggctgagccccctggtcctagactctccaactggtggaagcatcctctccacatccactctatccaggcctttcagggGAACGGGACCTGTTCCCGCACctgcactctccccctctcccaccctgtaCTTAAttcctctccccacacccccacctccacaatcagcccccccccccaacatctacccctgccccaccctcccccactgaccctccaccctctccccctcctgttaccTGTCCAGGTAGTTGGTGGTCATGAACACCAGTCGAGCCTCGGTGGAGGCCACTCCATCCAGAGCGTTGAGCAGCCCGCTGAAGGTCAGCCGGCCCAGCCCCTGGTACATCGCCTCATCTATAACACAGCACACGGACCCTCACTCACTCGCCCACAATCCCCACCctaccccgcaccccccccccaccccgcaccccccccccccaccctgcacccccccccccccccccccaccccgcaccccCCCACCCGGCCCAGCCCCTGGTACATCGCCTCATCTATAACACAGCACACGGACCCTCACTCACTCCGCCACAATCCCCACCCTACCCCGCaccgtcccccccccaccccgcacccccccaccccgcaccGCCCCACCCGGCCCAGCCCCTGGTACACAGCCTCACCTCGAACACAACACACAGACCCTCACTCACACCCCcggcacaccccctccccctctccccaccccctggtACACATCCCCCCGCTCAGTctgtgtcaccccccccccccccccctgcccacactccCCCCGCAGCCCCGTACACTACCCGCGACCACACGCACTCTCACagtgggagaaagaggggggctgGGCTaatgtggaggagagagggggagagggggggaggagagcatGGGAGAGAGGATAGGGGATATAGAGTGTTGGGGAGAATAGAGAGAGCGTGGGAGCatgggggtagagagaggaggagacagggaggaggagtggggggggggggggagagagggagagagcatgGGGGAAGAGcctgaggagagaggggagagaatggggggggaagggagagcttgggagagggggagcatagggggagagagagggggcaggggaatggggggtgagcgaggggaagaggagagggggaggggggaacttgggggagaggagagggggagggggagtgcggggtggggggtgagcatggggggaggggggtgggggtgggggggtactcACGGTCAGGGTGGGGGTCCCGGCTGGTGAAGGCAGCGTCCACGTCCTCCAGTAAGACGATGCTCTGCTGGGGGGCGACGGTCAGCAGGTGGTTGAGTCGGTCATCGGTCAGGCCGCGGTCACTCAGGCTCAGCAGGCAGATGCTGTACTCCAGCTCTCCAGCCAGCGCCGTGCTGTGGGCAGCGGCAACACCAGGGCACAGGGTCAGTCAGCGAGCGCCGCTCCCAGGGTCAGAGGTCACACTCCGGCCACACACGGGGCGGTCAGAgactctctccccttcaccccatccctcccctcacccactgtccccctctcgcctccccccctcactcttccctctccctcctcccccatctctcGACTTCTTTCcaatctccccacccctctcactctccccctcctctctcccccatcctctcttcctctcttcccctcccctctctctttctctcccctcctctctctccccatccctctccccctcccctcctctctctccccatcctccccctcccctctcctctctatccccctcctctccctccccctcctctctctctccccctcctctccctccccctcctctctctctccccctcctctccctcccccctcctctctctctccccctcctctccatctctcccccctcctccccctccccctctcgttctctctccctccccccttttaCACCCATTGTCAGAGGGGCTAGTAGATGGTGCAGGGGTGGACGGCCACAGAAAGAGCGATGCCTTATCCCGGAGTTACCCCGACGCTGGGGTCCGTGGGTCTATAATCTGCCCCCAACGTGTGGACAGTGGGATAACAAGGAACTAGCAGGTCACAGGTAATGAagagaaggggttgagagggaaagatagatcagccatgattgaatggcggagtagccttgattggccaaatggccaaatggtctgagagaatggagcggctgggcttgtacactctggagtttagaaggatgagaggatatctcattgaaacatataagattattaaaggtttggacacgctagaggcaggaaacatgttcctgatgttgggggagtccagaaccaggggccacacagtttaagaataaggggtaagccatttaggacggagacgaggaaccactttttctcacagagggtggtgagtctgtggaattctctgcctcagagggcggtggaggccggttctctggatgctttcaagggaaagctagatagggctcttaaagatagtggagtcaggggatatggggagaaggcaggaacggggt is drawn from Amblyraja radiata isolate CabotCenter1 chromosome 7, sAmbRad1.1.pri, whole genome shotgun sequence and contains these coding sequences:
- the LOC116975612 gene encoding mitochondrial chaperone BCS1 isoform X2, whose amino-acid sequence is MIDLHTGTPWETVILTTLGTDRHLFHQILTEARALALKQQEGKTVMYAAVGSEWRLFGFPRRRRPLRSVVLDGGVAEKIVQDVKDFIGNPKWYTDRGIPYRRGYLLYGPPGCGKSSFITALAGELEYSICLLSLSDRGLTDDRLNHLLTVAPQQSIVLLEDVDAAFTSRDPHPDHEAMYQGLGRLTFSGLLNALDGVASTEARLVFMTTNYLDRLDAALIRPGRVDYKQFVGHCSHWQLCQMFQRFYPEQPATAAQRFADAALAVSGQLSAAQAQGHFLLYKMEPVKAIDNIQQITE